CTCATCCTCTACGCATGCAGTACTCTCCCTTTTACACCGGTCCAGCTATCCAGAAATTTGTGTCAACAAGGCATAATATAAATTGGTCAAGTTAGTCTTAATATAAATAGGCATTGTTGTGATCGATGGTCCTCAAAATTTGAGAATCATAAGGATTTAACCATGAAGATTCTAATGATATGATAATGAGGCTGAAGCTGTGACATTCGAACAAAAGGGACAACTTATGGGTCTTAAGTAGGAGAAAATGATTGTCAATTAAAAGTGGATCTCCCGTCCTTCAATGGCTAATTACATATATATTgatcattttcttgatttgctTATAGAGGTGGccattaatatattttaattaattagtagtttTAAACGATATGAAAGTAAAATTGGTCACTTATGAGGAGGGGGAGGTTGATGGGCAAGGCCTCTTCTCTAAGATTACATGATGAGGATGAGGAATCTTGGTTTGAacaagggagaaagagagaacaaaaatggaGATTTAAGATATCCTCATTCCTGGCAATCTTGACTCTTTTACCCTTCTTTGCTTCTAACATTTCAAAGGCATAGgctagggaaaaaaaatggcTTTCGTTGGGAAAGAGTCCAAGGTTTTAGAATTATTTCTACACTGAATGAGGCAGAATTCAAAGAAGGGTATAAGAATAAAACCTAATAAATGAAGCAAATGGCTTGAACTATCTTATTATGATcaaataaatcatgtgatcaaaagcataaaatctcatttaaattagggttaaatactcttttacCCCTTAGGgtttcaagattttatttttttctccttaggagtttcatttttatcacaggagagGTATATGTAGTTTTCATAAAGAAGAATATAGTACATCCGTTAAAATTCCGTTCAAAATTTAACGGAACGACACGTTAGCACCAATCAGATGTCGTCATGtgtataaaattaatttttttttttaggaaaaattatatttaaaaaaaaaaaaaaaaaaattggggatgTCCGTACCGGCCACTCCcttggccagccacccccaaaccggccagatgggggtgacCTGGCCATCCCCttggccaaccacccccaaactgGCCAAATGGGGATGACCTGGCCATCCctttggccaaagggggtggctggaatggccaagagccaccccaaaattctttttctttttcttttcccttttttttttttttttttttcaaatatatatatataattttttgattttttttaatatttttttaaaaaaattaattatatgacacgtggtgACATCTGATTGGTGCTAATGTTGCGTTCCTTTaagttttggacgaaattttaacgAAAGTACCATCTTAGTCTTTATAAAAATCACTGGTACCTCcggtgataaaaatgaaaccctaagaggctagggaaaaaataaagtttagaAACCCTAGGGGGCAAAAGAgcattttaaaacataaagaGTTAAATACTTTAAACCCAAATGGCTAATAAACATGACAGTTGGGAGTTATTAAAAAGTTCATAATtgatacctaaaaaaaaaaggttcataaTTGAAGATAAACTTGCTTTGTGCTAGTAGTGAATATGAATTTCATGAAAATCAAATGATCATTAGCTAGTTTGTGCTTAGACATGTTGATCTTACCAATCCAAGCTTGGCCTTTATGTGTTTGATACGATCAAGAGAGAATGTCATGGTTGATATTGTGATTGGCCGAAACACTACTCCTTCATCCCCCGACCTAATTGGTGTCCGATCGTCCTTAACCAAAGTGCTCTTCAAAATGCTCCATCCAAAATCCGATAGAGAGTTAGAGATCAAGGGAAAGATTTGAAACGCTTTTGCAAGAGCACTTTTATTATCACTTTCTAGTTCTGTGTGTGGGCGTGACGGCAATGTTAAGGGAGCAGAAGGATTATCAGCACTTCGTAGACAAGAAAGAAGTGCACCCATGAGAGAGTAGCCATCTCCAAGCGAATGATGAAGCTTGAATATGATATTACCAGCTGCATTGCTTGTTGGATACTTGAATACGTGAACTTCCCATAGTGGTTTGCTTTGGGGAAAGTGATCCATTGCTACCTTTGACAAGTAGTCGTCAAGATATGCATCGTATGATGTGGGTGACAATCCGGCAGGGAAAATGGGGACATTAATATGGTCTTCAAGCTTCACATCTACTCTTTTCCATTGTCTATCACCTTTTTGGTCCATAACCTATTCCACAAGTGTGATgggtaaataaataatttttctttttgctctACCCTACAAATTGTACATTTGAAAATCAGTAATATACACAGACAAAATTAAAGATAACATTTGCTATTTTCCCTAAAAACCGGGAACACATgagaagacaaagaaaaatttGTATCATATAAACCAcatggagagaaaaagaaaaagacaatgttatatcatttctcaaaaaactgaaaattctTATAAGAGTATGTAGTTTCAGTATTACTCTTTCTATAATagcctaagaaaaaaaaaatgtcatgtcTATAGTAAAGTTTGTCTTTATCATTCcaaattatctttctttttgtaatatcgcataaaaattttaatttaaacaagaataaagtttttttttcaaactaggttagaagaatttctttcaacttaatttataaaagtgacatgtctCCATGAACacgtgagatgcacatgtttttttaataatacagacgaagttgaaataaattttattaaaaactcatattattaaaaaaaaaatactcatatcacttttataaactagatTGAAAGAAGTTGCTTGATCGAGTGGCCACTACAATTGGCCAAGGATAATTGCGCCGTCACTCCTCTCCTCAACTTAGACCCCCCAATTTTCTTTTGGAGATTTCAATGAGGAGGTTCTCCGCCAGCCGTTAATATCTGCCACTCTTTCAAGATGACAcatcttttcttcaatttaagtaaaaaaaaaaggagaaaaaaaaaaaaaaagaggttttaAAGAAATATGTTGGGCCTAGAGGCCTAGCTAGTCTTACATATgccatattctatatatatatatatatatatatatatatatatatatgagagagagagagagagccttcttttgttttgtaacACCCGAGGAGTTTAATTATCAAAACTAAAGGCATTAAAGCttaaaacagaatttttttaaagcttaatacgagttttaaaaattatggcGCATGATAAAATCTGGAATTTATTTGAGctaatttaatggaaaaaaaatatatatatatattattattatcattagagAAAATGTtagggagtcaaacaaatgaactcaaaaaaattttctaactgACTCGACtaggatttttaaattaagaaaatgacaTTCTCTCCTCCTTATCTACTACTCACGGTCTGCcatgtcaatttgaaaaaaaatttgggatcatttgtttggctccttaACACTTCCCTTATCATTATATACCTTCATAAAGGAGTCAATTGGACTGCGTTTGAAACTTACTTGAaactataaaatagaaaaagaaaaacgtaCTTGAAACTTCAACTTGACActtacctttttcttcttctaagaaATATAAGACATGCGTTGTTGGCCGTAAGTACAACCCATAATGCTAAACAACCTTAGTGTTGTGGATGGACTCATTGCATGTTGGTGTGTTCCCTGCTATGGcatattcttaatatatatatatatattaagaatatgctatatatatatatatcaaagtaatttttcaacaacaaaaaaaaaaacacaattctcaattctcattttttttttttttttaaaaaagataagattatataataattagagtaaaaatacaaaagaaataagataaaataagacaaaaaagatacaaaaacaTGCAGTAGCATCTCTTCGCAAACACTATATCTGAAACAACCCCCTCCATGCAAATATCTTGCAAAAACTTTTAGATCCACCTCACCAACCACACTCCCGAACTCAAAAAACCATCATTGATATTGCAAAAACTTCTTGCTAGCATTCATTGAGAAAGTCTAAACgcttttttcttgtctttctcctatatttcttattttaaaactaTTACGTTATTAAATCTGTAGAACCCacataaatgaaaatttatgaaaGTATGAATCTTGAATAAATTCTACAGATTTAATGATTGGTTTTAAAAACAGGAGGACGGGAGAAGGCCATGAAATTGACAAATATAATTAGTTTGGCGCTTTGGGGAAGTTTGAAGGTTATGGGGAGCTGAGAGCAATAAATGCTAAGGGGAGAGATTTTTACTTGGTGCGAAATGTGGGGAAATTGTAAATCTGCAAGGCTCGGGAAAATTTGAAGgctaattttaggaaaatgttaggtgttcttctagtgttcttcATGTATCTTTTTAAttgtaatgtgacttttaaaattatcgttaaatttgagattatcattattgacttttaatctattggtgattttaaaagctacatcacagtTGAGACGACATCAGGAGAATACTAgaaaaacacctagcattttccctAATTTTAAAGGAACTCGAATTCACTTGAACAAGAGAGTAtcctaattatatttatgagtatttttgtcttttacaatttttaagattttttagatgacaaaaatacccctaaaatataactaattgaagagaatcctaattcaaaTTCAGGTCACTTGTCAAAAATTTGGGAGAAGTTCGAAGgcactttattttgttttcctaaTTACCGATGCGATAAGAAggttaataaataaatgacataAATAACTTTGCGTCAGTTAATcgacataaataaaaaaatttaacatcccaagaggtagctcaattggttgtGAACTATGCTCATAaagcagatgtcactagttcaaatctccctcTCCAttctttttgtgtggacatgtcaaaaaaaaataataaaaattaaaaaaaaaaaaaaaaaattaacagctTTTAATTGAAACAACGTAAACTTTCAAGTCgtttatatattgaaaaaagacGTAAACTCTCAAGTCGTTTATATCTTAATAAAGGACGTAAACGTAAAACTTAATATTAAGTTTCGCTTAGGTTAAAcgacattaaaaaaatggaccCTAAAAAGGTTGGTAGCTAGTGATAGAACTTCTCTTTCTTGTAAAACAAATGATTGTAAGTAGAATTTAACTAGTAGTACTTGTGTACTAAAATCAAATCGAAACAACGGCCAACTGAAATTAATTTTGTCTGATAGCTAGCAcgtataatatataaaatatcaaacaaataaagaattataaacacaaattaataagcaaaagagatataaatttttttaggattttataCATGCATGCTgcgacatttttttttcttttctttttttctttttttttcctagaataTCAAATGGACTCTTCTCATTTCATTTTGCTTGAGACCTTTTACCATTTCTTTAATACAAACACCCTTTTCATATGTCATTGCCTTAATTGGCCTAACCATGCATATGCATGGAGCCGACCATGACCACCACCACCGGCCGCTTCTAAATCAGAATCCCGCGGCCATATATGGACGCAACATAGAAGTGGTGCTGGTGGATTTGAGACTACATGCATAAACCAGAGAAAAATGTATAACATATAAAGGAAaacataagagagagagagagagagagagagagggcacCATGACGGAGGAGAAGCGTGGATTGATAGGGAGGAATAAATCCTTGAGCAAAGATATGGCGTGCGCGTGGATGTCGTTGATAATTGGAACTTCAATTTCCAAAACGGTGAGAATAAATACAGATAATGCAGAGCTGTTGAAGTATTGTGCAGTTGGACTCACTGGCTCCAATCCTTCCCTAAACTCCATAATGCTTTTCGTCTTTCTGGccttcaatatttttcttgcacTCCCACTCGGACAAGTAATTTAATATGGGAGCAATTGCACACAAAATTAAAGTAGCTTGGGACTCCTGCTCTAACCATTTAAACCTAATAAATTCCCCAACTGCACACAATAAATTCCCCAACTGCACCAAGAAAGAATTAGCTTCACGTCCCTCTGATTGCAAAGGAGTAAGTTGATTCATTTGCTAAcatacttttccttttttatagtCTATGTCTTCATTGTTTTAATACCAGCAAGTCATGTTTTACATTTGGGAATCATTAAAGCAAATAACTTGTTGTTGAGTTGGTTGCATCATCAACAATTGCAATAGGCCACGTCCAAACCAGTTGGCCACTTCCTCTGTTTTAGTTCCCATAAACAGAGTGTAACAGAGTATAAGTGAGGGGTTGCCCTGCCCTTGCCCGCTCTGACCACACTATGTATTATCAGGCACCGAAGCTTCTCTACACACTAAAGCTCAAAGATTTGCGTTGAGCCACCTACCACTAATGCTGAAAGAGCAACATTACTAATTACTATTCAGTTAAAATAAGCTCGAATCCGAACATTTTCACCTCTGCGCCTGCACGCACGCATACTCATACAAAGCCCACTTGTAATATACCTCCCAACGGACCCAATCTCTTTCACCACCTTAGCATCAAAGTTTCTGCTGTTTGTCAACTTCTGAGAAGTAACAACGAAGatgaaatactaaaaaaaatagcaaatagCGCTTTTTATTAGGCTTTGGGTGTCGTTTTtccttcagtttttttttttttttttttttttgtgcgtTCAGTTGGTTGCTGGTTTTGGTGTATTTGTTTTGGTGGGATATGAAATCtgtttcataaaataaaaaaataaacaaattgcagaatttGTTGCCTTTTCTGTTACAAGAAATTAATCATGGTCAATAATTAATCAAGGTCTATAAACTGTCCATTAAATTCACATTCTGAAATTTAGATGACACAAGGAAATAATCGATTGAGCGTTGgaatggaaaagagaagaaaatttcaaCATTTTAAAAACATCACTTTTCGATTACCAACCGGAGAACCCTGCCATTTCGTATGGCCATGGAGGGGAGAGAGTCATTGCTACGAAACAAAGGAAAAacgaagatgaagaagaaaattatgtcCTCCATTACTacgaaacaaaggaaaaaagacgACTGTTGTAGCCGAGATCACTGTGTAAAGTTTCATGGGGAAAGACGGAGAGTGCACACTTTTAGAACTCGTtaacttcaactttttttttcttttcctctgttaACTAGCTTTTAAGGACGTGAAAAGTTTTCACCATTAAATCTTTTAGAAAGATTTGAGCAGTGAACTggattctctctctttcaaatGAAAGGGAGAAGATTTGCTTCCGAAGAAAACTATACATATTTGATATGTTGGTGTAGAATTTGGAACAGAAAGATAAAACTAGATTAATTTAGACGACATTTTCTAATATTggtaaacatataaaaaaaaaaaaaaaattgagtagcgATAGATAGCACACCAACGTGAGCAAACAATGCTCACGTTGATGtactttataataaaaattaatattaaaaaaatattagaacaataatattaaaaaatatatatatatatatatatatatatatattataaagtaCATCAGCATGAGCACCGTTCACTCACGCCCCCTCTATATCACTAGTCAAAGAAATCACAAATGGGTTGGGCCCTAATATAGAAAATTAATCAATCAGATCGAGCTATAAATCATGCCCACGACACCcacaaaagaaccaaaaataaaaaataaagaaaacaccATCACCCCCTTCATTGCATTTCCCCCACTCTATCTCTGATTCTCTATGCACAGTTTTAGTCAAAGATAAGTTAAATTACTAGAATTTAACGTTTATCTCTccacaaattttcaatttcctttccttttttttggccACATAATGTTGTAGTCACAGGAAAACAATGttccaatatttaaaataaaaaataaaaaataaataaataaataaacgatgGCCACATAATGTTGTAGTCACAGGAAAACAATGTTCCAATACTTTATCTtcaagaatgttttgtatgttcaatttcagatttttgttttggtagCTCAGCCATCAAATCATATACTCCCCAACTTTTGAATTCGTGTCGTTGTTGCCTTTTACACGTCCAAATTGTTAACGAAGTTGCCATGTGACGTGGGTTCTACGTATTtaatagttaaatttgaaaaataaaatgacaaatgtATCACAAATGTCTTTCCATGTGTTTTGTAAAATTAGTAGTtgtgtcaatatatatatatatatatatattcattaggcgtggtcccagcctaTTGAGCTATCTCTTAAGAGCATGTCAATATAACAACAAATAtaacaacaaatataaaaaataatattggaacAACGCCACTTGATCATAATTTTATACTTACGTTCTGTTgcaaaagaagtacaaaatgaaagatttgttACGATTCGAGCtgatttttaattatct
This window of the Corylus avellana chromosome ca5, CavTom2PMs-1.0 genome carries:
- the LOC132183070 gene encoding wax ester synthase/diacylglycerol acyltransferase 4-like, whose product is MEFREGLEPVSPTAQYFNSSALSVFILTVLEIEVPIINDIHAHAISLLKDLFLPINPRFSSVMVMDQKGDRQWKRVDVKLEDHINVPIFPAGLSPTSYDAYLDDYLSKVAMDHFPQSKPLWEVHVFKYPTSNAAGNIIFKLHHSLGDGYSLMGALLSCLRSADNPSAPLTLPSRPHTELESDNKSALAKAFQIFPLISNSLSDFGWSILKSTLVKDDRTPIRSGDEGVVFRPITISTMTFSLDRIKHIKAKLGLTSNDVITGIIFLGTRLCMQEISHESSKAHSTALVLLNTRMIRAYKSVKEMVEPDSEAPWGNRFAFLHVPIPKFKDPKSLDPLEFVWEAHKIIKRKRSSLDVYLTSRLLEIMKKLRGPEAVARYICGTLRNSSMTVSNMIGPIEKATVSKYPVKGLYFTTVGMHQNLTITIVSYMGNLRVTAGIEKGFLDPQKFRSCMENAFQMMLKAVDELPRRKTFI